From a single Candidatus Defluviilinea gracilis genomic region:
- a CDS encoding VWA domain-containing protein: MKAAWLVRWMVCTSILLSSCGGGNGATATSSITPTPTSTPPIIEVTPPPTDVTLNLKPVVATPESTGVQFLIDNSNSIRQDCGEVDGRRFDFVNYMLDILRTTPEPLADNLHVGVSSFGNVNNNGYISLIPPQVVNPGYPRVDKLTVTGDSQNYSTAIQNAVNDINEQSVIIKYLVILTDGGFWKESPTAVLEKLNKITENKDLIVLVGLICPEIPSIQSDIAKWQTNINGVQGSVYVFSSVEDAGRYLLDYLKPFLPYSLAISSTNYLDAITIPGGYTGSFFRYWNKDINSHLSIKETITGDFWDVTQVQSDHSFQPTNGCLQYSLLFPNPGNHWLLFIQAHTFEDLKLILSTENRQPLEIVNNQTRVFNFQIKDDVLSEYDLRNWKDCFQVDIVGPNGSSVPISNGNFSFMQSIDFDTIQGQAQWFPQPFPNPVPIDIKIRFKSKNHNNPAWEVKYPLPIKFEPVFSPPNQTLLTNNNTPEATEVILAFHNVASQPRIFLVSDLSYDQLIDLGNKVSNQATFQQVNFMVKGEASELSFSQPCHLSQGVPNQYSCMKYEQSLPLTYTYTLQTFKHIVEYYRFNRLIFIWKESITTKAKAWECWIGTNTINCDGNITVPDIVPK, encoded by the coding sequence ATGAAAGCCGCATGGCTTGTTCGCTGGATGGTGTGTACTTCTATTTTGCTTTCCTCCTGTGGAGGAGGGAATGGCGCAACCGCAACATCCTCAATAACACCTACTCCAACATCAACACCTCCCATTATAGAAGTTACTCCCCCACCAACTGATGTTACGCTCAACTTAAAGCCTGTTGTAGCCACGCCAGAATCAACAGGGGTGCAATTTTTAATAGATAACTCTAATTCCATTAGACAGGATTGTGGCGAAGTTGACGGTAGACGATTCGACTTTGTTAACTATATGCTAGATATCTTGCGTACAACTCCCGAGCCACTTGCTGATAACCTACACGTCGGAGTTAGTAGTTTTGGGAATGTTAATAACAATGGCTATATATCACTAATTCCCCCTCAAGTAGTGAATCCGGGATACCCACGAGTTGACAAATTAACCGTTACAGGCGACTCGCAAAATTACAGCACTGCAATTCAAAACGCTGTAAACGACATAAATGAACAATCTGTAATTATTAAATATTTGGTCATCCTTACAGACGGAGGGTTTTGGAAGGAAAGCCCTACAGCAGTGTTGGAAAAACTTAACAAAATAACCGAAAACAAAGACTTAATAGTACTTGTGGGTTTAATTTGCCCAGAAATACCGTCTATTCAGAGCGATATTGCTAAGTGGCAAACAAATATTAATGGAGTCCAAGGCTCGGTATATGTTTTCAGTAGTGTTGAAGATGCGGGCAGGTACCTTTTAGACTATTTGAAACCTTTTCTTCCTTATAGCTTGGCGATTTCATCTACAAATTATCTAGACGCAATAACAATACCTGGGGGGTATACGGGATCTTTCTTCCGATATTGGAATAAAGACATCAATTCACATCTGAGTATCAAAGAAACTATCACTGGCGACTTTTGGGATGTAACCCAGGTGCAATCCGACCATTCTTTTCAGCCAACGAATGGGTGCTTGCAATACAGTTTATTATTTCCAAACCCTGGAAATCATTGGTTGTTATTTATTCAAGCGCACACATTCGAAGATTTAAAATTAATATTAAGCACCGAAAACAGGCAACCACTTGAGATTGTAAATAATCAGACAAGGGTTTTTAACTTCCAAATCAAAGACGATGTGTTATCAGAATATGATTTACGAAACTGGAAAGACTGTTTCCAGGTAGATATAGTCGGACCAAATGGGTCTTCCGTCCCAATATCAAATGGTAATTTCAGTTTCATGCAGAGTATCGACTTCGACACTATTCAGGGACAAGCGCAGTGGTTCCCACAACCATTTCCGAATCCCGTACCCATTGATATAAAAATCAGATTCAAATCTAAGAACCACAACAACCCGGCATGGGAGGTTAAATATCCATTGCCAATCAAATTTGAACCTGTGTTTTCTCCTCCCAATCAAACGCTGTTAACCAACAATAATACTCCAGAAGCAACTGAAGTAATCTTGGCATTTCACAATGTCGCTTCTCAACCAAGAATATTTCTAGTTAGTGATTTGAGTTACGACCAGCTGATTGATCTTGGAAACAAAGTTTCAAATCAGGCGACTTTTCAACAGGTAAATTTCATGGTTAAGGGAGAGGCTTCTGAGCTGAGTTTTTCACAACCGTGCCATCTCTCACAAGGTGTTCCAAATCAATATAGCTGTATGAAATATGAGCAAAGCCTTCCATTAACATATACGTATACGCTCCAAACGTTCAAACACATCGTTGAATACTATCGTTTTAACAGGCTGATTTTTATATGGAAGGAATCGATAACAACCAAAGCAAAAGCATGGGAATGCTGGATAGGCACTAATACAATAAACTGCGACGGCAATATCACTGTACCTGACATTGTTCCAAAATAA